The Acidimicrobiales bacterium nucleotide sequence GACGCGCCCGTCTGCTCGGCGGCCGCCACGTACATGGCGAGGAGGACGGGGGCGGGCGAGTTGATCGTCATCGACGTCGTGACGTCGGCCAGGTCGATGCCCGCGAACAGGTCCTCGGCGTCGGCCAGTGTGTCGACGGCCACGCCGCAGCGGCCGACCTCTCCCTCGGCGTAGGGGTCGTCGGAGTCGCGCCCCATGAGGGTGGGCAGGTCGAAGGCGACCGACAGCCCGCCGCTCCCGGCCCGCAGCAGCTCCCGGAACCGCACGTTCGTGTCCTCGGCGGTCCCGAAGCCCGCGAACAGGCGCATGGTCCACAACCGGGAGCGGTACATCGACGCATAGGGGCCCCTGGTGTACGGGGGGCGACCGGGCCACCCGAGCTGCTCGCCGGCCCGGTGCTCGGGCCAGTCCTCGGGGCCGTACACGGGCCGCAGCCCGATGCCCGACATCGTCTCGAAGTCGGCGTCCCGCAGGGTCGACGAGTCGTAGTCCTCCTGCCAGCGCGCCATGCCCTCGGAAAGCCCCTCGTGGGGCGTGGCGTCCATGGCACCAGCCTAACGGGCCTGTCGCCGCCCGCCCGGGGCGGCCGCGGCACAGGCGCCACGTCGCGTGGCGGCGTGACGACACCGGTTCCCTGCGACAAGGGCTGCCGACGCGCGCCGAGCGCGTTATGGTCGGTGCGTGGCGCCGAACCCGCGGGCCCCGGACCGCAACCTGGCCATGGAGCTCGTCCGCGTGACGGAGGCGGCCGCCCTGGCCGCGGGCCGGTGGATGGGCCGCGGCGACAAGGAGGGCGCGGACGGCGCCGCCGTCCATGCCATGCGCGTGGTGCTGCAGACCGTGGCCATGGACGGGGTCGTCGTGATCGGCGAGGGCGAGAAGGACCACGCGCCCATGCTCTACAACGGCGAGCGCATCGGCGACGGCTCGCCGCCCCCGACCGACATCGCCGTCGACCCCATCGACGGGACCACCCTGACGTCGCTCGGCCGCGGGGGCGCCGTGGCCGTGATCGCCGTCTCCGACCGGGGCACGATGTTCAACCCCGGCCCCTGTGTGTACATGGAGAAGCTGGCCGTGGGCCCGAAGGCGGTGGGATCGGTGGACGTCCGTCGCTCGCCGACCGAGAACCTCGACGCCGTGGCGAAGGCGCTCGGCAAGTCGCTGCGCGACATCACCGTCTGCATCCTCGACCGCCCCCGACACGCGCAGTTGATCGAGGAGGTGCGGGCGAGCGGCGCGCGCATCAAGCTGATCTCGGACGGCGACGTGGCCGGGGCCATCTCGGCGGCCTGGCCCGACTCGGGCGTGGACGTCCTCTACGGCACCGGCGGCACCCCCGAGGGCGTGATCGCCGCGGCCGCCCTGAAGTGCATGGGCGGCGAGATCCAGGGGAGGCTCTGGCCGCGCGACGACGACGAGCGCGCCGCGGCGGTGGCGGCCGGGTACGACCTCGAGGCCGTGCTGACCACCGACGACCTCGTGCGCGGCGACAACTGCTTCTTCGCCGCCACCGCCATCACCGACGGCGAGCTGCTCCAGGGCGTGCGCTACCACGACTACGGCGCCACCACCCAGTCGCTCGTGATGCGCTCTCGCTCGGGGACGGTGCGGTTCGTGAGCGCCCGGCACGCGCTCGACAAGCTGCGCGAATTCAGCCAGATCGAGTTCGGCTGAGGCTGGGCCCGGGGCGAGGCGTGGTGCCCGACGCGCCCCACGCGCCCCACGCGCTCGGCCGGTACCCGCTCCGCAACGACACGCAGCGCGAGGCCGAGCGCCTGGGCTCGCTGCAGTCGCTGCACGACGCCTCCACCATCCGAGGCCTCGAGCGCCTCGGCGTGGGGCCCGGCTGGCGCTGTGCCGAGCTCGGGGCCGGGGCGGGATCCATCGCACGCTGGATGGCAGGTCGCGTCGGCGACGAGGGGTCGGTGACCGCCGTCGACCGCGACACGAGCCTGCTCCGCGGCCTCGGGCGGCGGGCGAACGTCACGGTCGTGACCGGCGACCTGGCCACCATGGACTTCGGCTCCTCGCGCTTCGACCTCGTCCACTCGCGCTCGGTGCTCATGCACCTCGACGACCCCGACGCCGTCGTCGCGCGGGTCGTCCCCTCGCTGCGCCCCGGGGGCGCGGTCCTGTTCGAGGAGGCGGACGGCGCCCCCGCCCTGGCGGCGGCATCGACGCCGGACCCGGGCCTGCCCATCCCCTTCCTGCGGGTCATGGTGCCCCTCGCCGCCCGGTGGACGTGGGCGCGGGGCCTGGCGGCGCGCCTCGAGGCGCTGGGCCTCGTCGAGGTGCACGACGACCTGCGCGAGGACGTCCTCAGGGGGGCGACGCCGGGTGCCGCCTTCTGGCGCCACACGCTCGAGACGATCCGCACCCTCGTGACCGACACCGCCCGGATGGAGACGATCGCCCTCGACGGCTCCGACGGCTCCCACGGCCGGGCCGTCGACGACATGCTCACCCTGCTCGACGACCCCGAGTTCGCCGCGCCCTTCACGGCACGGCACCGGGTGTCGGCCCGGATGCCCTAACTGGCGGCTCCGGCGACCTCGAGGCGGACCTCGGCTCGGCGGCGGGAGGCTTCCGCTTCCGCCAGCTCCACGTCGGCCGGGGTGCTCTCGGCACCGCTCCCGGCCGACCGGGCGACCAGCTCGGCGATCCGCTCGCCGGCCGCCTCGAGGGACCGCCGCGCCCGCTCGACGTCGATGGCGCCGGCGCGCTCGGCGATCGGGGCGAGCACCACGACACGCTCCCCGTCCACCTGCACGAACCCGCCGTGGACGGCGGCGCGCTCCTCGGTGCCGTCCTCGCGCTGGAAGCGCACCGAGCCGGGGACGATGGCACCGATGAGCCTCGTGTGGCCGGGCATGAAGGTGGCGTCACCGACGTCGGTCCGGAGGATGACGGCCTGCACCTCCTCCTCGAGCAGGACGCTCTCGGGGGTGACGAGGCTGGACTGGAAGGTGGCCACGGCTGCTGCTCCTCGTCCGGCGGGGCTACTCGGCCCCGGCCTCGAGCTTCTTGGCCTTCTCGAGGACGGACTCCACGCCGCCGACGTTCAAGAAGGCCTGCTCGGGCACGTCGTCGAGGTCCCCGTTGAGCAGCGCCTCGAACGACTCGACCGTCTCCTGGATGGGTACGGTGACGCCCTTCAACCCGGTGAAGACCTCACCGACGTTGAAGGGCTGCGACAGGAACCGCTGGATCTTGCGGGCCCGGTTCACGGTCAGCCGGTCCTCCTCGGACAGCTCGTCGAGGCCCAGGATGGCGATGATGTCCTGCAGCTCGCGGTAGCGCTGCAGCACCCGCTGGGTGCGCCCGGCGACCTCGTAGTGCCGCTCGCCCACGATCTCCGGGGTCAGGATGTTGGACGTGGACGCCAGCGGGTCGACCGCCGGGTAGATGCCCAGCGAGGCGATCTGGCGCGACAGCTCGGTGGTGGCGTCGAGGTGGGTGAACGTCGTGAACGGCGCGGGGTCGGTGTAGTCGTCGGCCGGCACGTACACCGCCTGCAGGGAGGTGATGGAGTGCCCGCGTGTCGACGTGATGCGCTCCTGGAGCTCCCCCATCTCGTCGGCCAGCGTCGGCTGGTACCCCACCGCCGACGGCATCCGGCCGAGCAGGGTGGACACTTCGGACCCCGCCTGCACGAAGCGGAAGATGTTGTCGACGAACAGGAGCACGTCCTGGTTCTTCACGTCACGGAAGTACTCCGCCATGGTGAGCGCCGCCAGGCCCACGCGCAGGCGCACCCCGGGCGGCTCGTCCATCTGCCCGTACACCAGGGCGGCCTTCTCGATGACGCCGGACTCCTGCATCTCGATCCACAGGTCCGTGCCCTCGCGGGTGCGCTCCCCCACGCCGGCGAACACCGACACGCCGCCGTGGCCGGTGGCCACCCGGTTGATCATCTCCATGATGATGATGGTCTTGCCGACGCCGGCCCCACCGAACAGGCCGATCTTGCCGCCCTGGACGTAAGGCTCCAGGAGGTCGATGACCTTGATCCCGGTCTCGAACATCTGGGCCCGGGGCTCGAGCGTGTCGAAGGCGGGCGCGTCGCGGTGGATCTCCCAGCGCTCCTCGACGGGGCCGATGTCGTCGGTGTCGAGCGACTCGCCGAGCACGTTGAAGACGTGGCCGAGCGTGGCGTCGCCGACAGGGACCGACAGCCCGCGGCCCAGGTTGCGAACCGGAGCGCCGCGGGTGAGGCCGTCGGTCGCTTTCAGGCAGACGCACCGGACCCGGCCCTCGCCGATCTGCTGCGCCACCTCGGCGGTGACGGTGACCTTCGAGCCGTCGAGGTCGAGGTCCATCTCGACGGCCATGTTGATCTCGGGCAACGCGTGGGGCGGGAACTCGACGTCGACGACCGGCCCGGCGATCGCCACCACGCGCCCGTCCGGACGCGCCCCGTTGCCCGTTGTCGTCGGCTCCGTTGTCGTGGTTGTCATGCTCTGCTTCCTAGTCGGCGTCGGCGGCCTGGCGCAGTGCCTCGGCGCCGCCGACGATCTCCATGATCTCGGTGGTGATGGCGTCCTGACGAGCCCTGTTCATGATGCGGGTCAGGGTCTTCGTCAGGTCGTCGGCGTTGTCGGTGGCCGCCGCCATGGCCCGCTGCCGGGCCGTGTGCTCGCTCGCCGAGGCTTCGAGCAGCGCACCGAACACCTCGGCCTCGACGTAACGCGGCACGAGCTCGACGAGCAGGTCGGGTGACGCCGGCTCGAACTCCGTGTACCCCTCGCGACCGGGCCGCTCGGCGGTGGCGGCGTCGTGCTCGGCTCCCGGGCCGGCCGGCTCGGGGAGGGGCAGCAGCTGCCGCGTCTCCACCGCCTGGCTGCCTGCCGACAGGAATCGCGTCGACACCATGAGGACCTGGTCGACCTCGTCGTCGAGGAAGACGGGCGTCACGGGCGCGGCCACCCGCCGGGCGTCCTCGAACGTGGGCCTGTCCGAGAAGCCGCTGAAGGACTGCTCGATATCGACGCGGCGGAAGCGGAAGAACGACAGGGCCTTGCGGCCGACCGTCATGATCCGGTACTCGATCCCCCGGGCCGCGCCCGCCCGCACCATCCGTTCGGTGAGGCGGAGCACGTTGGCGTTATAGGCGCCGCACAGACCGCGGTCGGCCACCACGACCAGGACGAGGACGCGCCGCGGGTCCTCGGGGACGCCGAGGACCCGACCTGCGGTGTGCCCGGCGTCGGCGGCCGCTTCAGCCAGGACCTCGGCGATGCCGCGCCGGTAGGGCAGGGCCCCGGCGATGCGCCCCTGGGCGCGCACGATCTGCGACGCCGCGATCAGCTCGAAGGCGCGCGTGATCTTCTGGGTCGCCTGGACGGTGCGGATGCGCCGTCGGAGGATCCGTTCCTGGCCACCGGCCATCGGTCAGTCGCCCTCCATCGGGACGAAGGCGTCCTTGAACGCCTGCAGGGCGCTCTTCAGGTCCGCCTCGTCGGGCAGGGCCCCGGTGGAGCGCACCGTGTCGAGCAGGGCGGCGTGGTTGGCCCGCAGGAACTCGACCAGCTCCGCCTCGAAACGACGCACCTCCGGGACCGGCACATCGTCCACCCAGCCGTTGGAGCCGGCATAGATGACCATGACCTGCTCCTCGACGGGCATCGGGGCGTTCTGCGGCTGCTTCAGCAGCTCGGTCAGGCGGTAGCCCCGGTCGAGCTGGGCCTGCGACACCTTGTCGAGCTCGGAGCCGAACGTGGCGAAGGCCTCGAGCTCACGGAACTGCGCCAGGTCGATCTTGAGCGTGCCGGCCACCGAGCGCATGGCCTTCACCTGAGCGGAGCCGCCCACCCGGGACACCGAGATGCCGACGTTCATGGCGGGCCGCACGCCCGCGTAGAACAGCTCGGACTCGAGGTAGATCTGCCCGTCGGTGATGGAGATGACGTTGGTCGGGATGTAGGCCGAGACGTCGCCGCCCTTGGTCTCGATGATGGGCAGGGCGGTGAGCGACCCGCCACCCCGGGCGTCGGACAGCTTGGCGGCGCGCTCGAGCAGGCGGCTGTGGAGGTAGAAGACGTCGCCCGGGTACGCCTCGCGCCCCGGTGGCCGTCGCAGCAGCAGCGACAGCTGCCGGTACGCCTCGGCCTGCTTGGACAGGTCGTCGTACACGATGAGGGCGTGCTCGCCGTGCTCCATCCAGTGCTGGCCCATGGCGCAGCCGGAGTACGGGGCGAGGTACTTGAAGGGCGCGGGCTCCGACGCCGCCGCCGAGACGACGACGGTGTACTCGAGCGCGCCGTGGGCGGCGAGCGTGGCCACCGTCTGGGCCACCGACGAGCCCTTCTGGCCGATGGCGACGTAGATGCACTTCACGCCATGGCCCTTCTGGTTGATGATCGTGTCGATGGCGACGGTGGTCTTCCCCGTCTTGCGGTCGCCGATGATGAGCTCACGCTGTCCCCGGCCGATCGGCGTCATGGCGTCGATGGCCTTGATGCCGGTCTGCATCGGCTCCTTCACCGGCTGGCGGTCGACGATGCCGGGCGCCTGGACCTCGAGCCGGCGCGTCTCAGTGCTGGCGATGGGGCCCTTGCCGTCGATGGGCTCGCCCAGCGGGTTCACCACGCGGCCCAGCAGGCCGTCCCCGACGGGGACCGACAGGATGCGACCGCTCGCGCGGACGAGGGCCTCCTCCTCGAGGTGCTGGTCGCTGCCGAGGATCACGGCGCCGATGGTGTCCTCGTCGAGGTTCAGCGCCAGGCCGAGCGTGCCGTCCTCGAACTCGAGCAGCTCGTTGACCGCCGCCCTCGGCAACCCCGAGATGCGGGCGATGCCGTCGCCCACCTCGGTGATCCGCCCGACCTGCTCGGTCGACACCTCGGGCGTGTAGTCCGTGACGTGCCGGCGCAGTACGGAGGCGATCTCGTCGGCGTCGATCGTCAGCTCTGCCATCAGTTCTGTGCTCCTCGGGTTGCCCCCTCAGGCTTGAGGAGGTGGTCCTGTAGTTGTTCGAGTCGGCGCTCGGCGGTGGCGTCGACGAGCAGGTCGCCGATCTGGACCACGGCCCCACCGAGGAGCGTGGCGTCCTCGGTCATCTGCAGCTCGACGGGGTGGTGGGTGATGCGCTGCAGCGCCTCTGCCAGCGCGGCCTGCTCCTCGTCGTCGATGGGGCGGGCCGTGCGCACCCGGGCGATGCGCCACCCCCGGGCGCGCGCCGCTTGCTCGGCGAGCCAGTCGAGCGAGCTCACCACGTCGCGCACGCGGCCCTGCATGGCGACCCGGGCCAGGCGGACGGTGGCCGGCCGTGCCTTGCCCTCGAGCAGGGCCGACACGAGCCCCTGGCGCGACTCGGGTGGCTGCCCGGTGTCCGACAGCGCGTCGCGCAGCGTCGGGCTCGACTCGACGATCCGGGCGAAGCGGAAGAGCTCGTCCTCGATCTCCTCGAGCTCGGTGACGTCCGGCGCGCTCTCGAGCACGGCGTCGGCGTACCCCGACATGAAGTGGCGCCACCCCGTCCGGCTGGCGATGGGCTCCTCGGCGCGGAACTCCGGGCCCTCGAGCTCGTGGAGGTGGCGGGCCAGCTCGTACAGCTCGTGGAGGGTGGTCGGGAACTCCTCGGTGCGCTCGGTGTCGACCGCCCGCAGGACGAGCCGGATCGCCTCGGGGCGCACCCTCGACTCGAGCAGCTCCTCCAGGATCGCCCGGCGGGCCCCGGTGGGCACCGCGAAGTCGGTGAGGGCCACGGCGAGGGAGTTCGTGCGTGACACCAGGTGCGCCACCGCGTTGAGGTCCTCGGCGACCTGCTCGCCGAGGGGGCCCCGGGCGATGTCGCCGAGCACGGCGACGGCGTACCCGCGAAGTGACTGGTGCACGGTTCGGACTGTTCCTTCGGATTCGCCGGGATCAGCTCTGGGTGCTCGACGCCGAGGTGTTGGCCGACGAGCGCAGCGCGGCCACCGCCTCGTCGATCAGCGCCCGATGGCTCGAGGCGTCGATCTCGCGCCCGATGACCTGCCGGGCGACGGAGAGGACGAGCTCGCCCACCTGGGCGCTCACCTCGTCGACGGCGCGCCGCCGGGCCATGGTGATCTCGGCGTCCGCCCTGGCGACGAGGCGGTCGTACTCCAGCTGCGCCCGCTCCTCGGCGTCGGCGTGCATGCGCTGGGCCGTCCTGTTGGCCTGCGTCACGATGTCCCGGGCCTGCTGGCGCGCCTCGTCGATGGTCGCCTGCCGCTGCGCACGCGTCTCGTCGGCCTCGGCGCGCGCTTGCTCGGCAGCCTCGAGCGAGGTGCGGATCTGCTCCTGGCGCTCCCCGAGCGCCTTGTCGAGGACGGGCAGGACGTACTTCCAGATCACCCCCAGGACGATCAGAAAGGCGACGATCTCGACGATCAGCGTCGCGTTGGGGACGAGGAAATTGCTGCTGGCGATCATTCCTTCAGCCTCTGTTCTGGTTCGGTGGCCGGCCCCGGCCACACGTGGACGATCGGCCGTGGCGGCCGGTCACTGCGGTGCTCCGGCCACCGGGCCCGGGCCCGGGGCGGAGGAACCGGTCCGTCGGATCAGGGGCCGCCCTTCTTGTAGAGCGAGAAGACGAAGAGTGCGGTGAAGGCCAGATTGATGAAGTACATGGCCTCGACGAGGCCCACCGTCAGGAACATGATCGTGAACAACCGACCCTGCGCCTCGGGCTGGCGAGCGACGCCGGCGATGGTCTGGCTGCCGGCGAGACCGTCGCCGATGGCGGCGCCGACGGCACCGCCGCCCATCAGAAGCCCGCCGCCGACCATGGCGCCGGCGAGGCTGATGGCGTGGTCAAGCCCAGTATCTGCCATTGGTGATGCTCCTTTTGTTCTCTGGTGTCGGAAGATCGGTCGTCGGTGCGGGCGCCATGGCGATCAGTGCGCCTCGCTCATGGCGCTGTCGAAGTACAGGATCGTCAACAGGGCGAAGATGAACGCCTGGATAGCCCCGATGGCGAGGTCGAAGGGCTTCCAGATGAGGTCGAGCAGAGGCGTCGCCACGTAGCCGATCGGGACGTGGAAGATGGTCCACACCCCCAGCGCGGCGATGAGCGCCAGCATCAGCCCACCCGACAGCAGGTTGCCGAAGAGCCGGAGGGCGAGCGTCAGGGGCTTGGCGATCTCCTCGACCCCGTTGATGAAGATGTTGACCGGGAACAGGAACTTCGGGAACGGCTGCGTCACGTAGTGCCGGAGGTACCCTCCGAGGCCCCTCGCCCTGATCGATGCGATGTGCACCGGGATGATGACGATGAACGCCAGCGCCAGGGTCATGTTGATGTCGCTGGTGGGAGGCCCGATCCACTCGATCTCGGAACCGATGCCCAGGACGGAGAACCAGTTGGCGATCAGGATGAAGAAGAACAGCGCCACCGCCAGGGGCACGACGGCGGCGCCCCGGGGCCCGATCGATCCCTCCACCTGCTGCCCGACGGCCTGCACCACCATCTCCCAGGCGAGTTGGAGCTTGCCCGGCACCCCGCTTGTGGCCCTGGAGCGCAGGGTGAGGCCGATGCCGATGACAATGGCCATAGCGACGACCGTGGCCCACACGACATCGAGGTCGAGGCCGAACCGCTGGACGTGGGTGCCGACGTTGATGTCGGCGGCGATGAAGTGGACGGCGCCGGTCACGCGTCATCCTCCGTGTCGATGAGGGCGGTCCCCATGCTGGTGTCACCCATCAGCGGGTCGCGCAGCATAGCCACCACCACGTTGGCGAGCAGGGAGAACTGGAAGACGGCCAGGCCGATCAGGGTACCGACACCGAGTTGGCGGACGAAGAACGTGATCCCCAGGGCGACGACGCTGATGACGCCGAGGCGGCCGAGGGTGTTGACGGCCAGAGGGCGGCGCTTGTTCTCGTCGGAGGACGCCGCCGCCTTGACGGTGGCGCGGGAGATGAGCCGGAAGTTCACGAGCGCCATCACCAGGCCGAGGCAGATCCCCAGGCCCACCAGCGGGTACCCGGCGACCACACCCACCACCAGTGCCGCCGCGCCCACGCCGCAGCCCACGAGCGCGGTGCGGCGCGCCACCGTGGAGATCTGGGGCAGCGAGAAGTGTGCGAACAGGTTGACCATCAGCGCAGCTCACCTAGGGGACGCAGCTCACCTACAGGAACTTGCGGACCTGGCGCACCGTGCTCCCGACGGCGGCCACGATCCCCACGACCAGGCCCGTCAACGTGGCGATGGGGCTGCTGCCGATCCAGGCGTCGATCGCCAACCCGATCCCCAGTCCCCCGCCGATCATGAGCGCCGACGCCAGGCCGATGGACATGAGGTCGAAGACCCTCGGCGGGGGCTTTCCCTCCATGGCCTCTCGCTCGGCGCGCGTCGCTCAGAGCGCAGGTGTCGTGCATCGCCTGGGCCGGCCCGAGATCACTCGGCGTGCCCGGCGCTCGCACCGGCTCCAACGACGGCCGGCGCCCGTTCATCGTCACCGACTGGGAGCGGGAAGCGCACACCACAATCATCGCATCCGCCGCTTGTGCGCGGCAAAACGAGAGGCCCCCGTGGACTACTTGCGCTCTACAAGTGATCCCGGGGTCACCACCGACCCGGGGACCACCGCCGGTCCCGGGGCCGTCGTGGCAGCTCCGGCCTCGGCGCCGGGCGCGGCGCCGCTCCCCCCGGCCGCGGTATCCGCGGACGCGGACGGGTCGACGGCCGGCCGAGCGTGGCCGTCACCGGGGCCGGTCGTGTCGGCGGTGACGCCGAGCGCCCGTGTCACCGGCGCGTCGTCGGCCGCCCACCGGCCCTCGGCGGTGGCCGCGTCGGCGCCGGCGGCGCCGTCGGCGGCGTCCTTGCGCAGGCCGGGGTGGAACAGCGTGTACAGCGCCAGGCCCAGGACGATCACCCCGAACGGGATCACGGCGTTGCCCTGCTTGTCGAACAGCGGGTACAGGAGGAACGCGGACAGGACCGCCGTCCACGCCCACAGGATGGCGACGGTGCGCCGGGGCCCGTGCCCCAGGCGCAGGAGCCGGTGGTGCACGTGGTCCTTGTCGGGCGTGTGGAACCCCGTCCCCCGCGCCGTGCGACGGATGAACGCGAACGCCATGTCGGCGATGGGCACACCCAAGATGAAGAGCGGGATGAACAGCGGGGCGAAGAAGAAGTAGGTCTGGCCGCTCACGTCGGGCGTGCGCCCGCCGATCAGCATGGTCGACGCCGCCATGAGCAGACCCAGGAACAACGCGCCGGCGTCTCCCATGAAGGCGCGCGCCGGGTGGAAGTTGTGCGGCAGGAAACCCACGCAGACCCCGAGCGCCACGACGGCGATGAGCGGGCCGAGATTGTCGGGCGGGAGGACGCCGAGGTAGACGAGCCGCAGGCCGTACACGGCGAGCGCACCCGAGGCGATGGCGACGATCCCCGTGGCGAGCCCGTCGAGCCCGTCGATGAGATTCACGGCATTGGTGATGACGATGACCCACAGCGCCGTGAGCAGCGGCGTCACGTCGGGCGACAGGACGAAGAAGCCGACGAAGGGGACCTTGAACTGGAACATGGTCACGCCCAGGAAGACCAGGACCATGGCGGCGAGGACTTCACCCGCCATCTTGGCGGGGGCCGACATGTCCCGGACGTCGTCGATCACCCCGACGATGAAGATGACGGTGGCGCCGAGCACGAGGCCGAGCGGCTCCGACGACCCCTGGAACAGGCCCTGGAGCTGCGACAGCTGGGACGCCACGAGAATGGCGACCAGGAAGGCGAGGAACATCGCCACACCCCCGCCGTAGGGCGTGACGCGTGCGTGGACCCTGCGCTCGTCGGGCTCGGCGACGAACCCGGCGCGCGCCGCCATCCGGCGGATCGGGAACATCGCACCGAAGGTGGCCACGGCGGCGACCACTGCCACCACGACGTACGCCCCGAGAGGGGGCACGACGTCAGCCGCCTCCGTCCGGGCTGCCCGCGCCCCCGGTCCCGCCCCCGACGAGCTGCGCGTACGGGGGGA carries:
- the atpG gene encoding ATP synthase F1 subunit gamma, coding for MAGGQERILRRRIRTVQATQKITRAFELIAASQIVRAQGRIAGALPYRRGIAEVLAEAAADAGHTAGRVLGVPEDPRRVLVLVVVADRGLCGAYNANVLRLTERMVRAGAARGIEYRIMTVGRKALSFFRFRRVDIEQSFSGFSDRPTFEDARRVAAPVTPVFLDDEVDQVLMVSTRFLSAGSQAVETRQLLPLPEPAGPGAEHDAATAERPGREGYTEFEPASPDLLVELVPRYVEAEVFGALLEASASEHTARQRAMAAATDNADDLTKTLTRIMNRARQDAITTEIMEIVGGAEALRQAADAD
- a CDS encoding methyltransferase domain-containing protein, which encodes MPDAPHAPHALGRYPLRNDTQREAERLGSLQSLHDASTIRGLERLGVGPGWRCAELGAGAGSIARWMAGRVGDEGSVTAVDRDTSLLRGLGRRANVTVVTGDLATMDFGSSRFDLVHSRSVLMHLDDPDAVVARVVPSLRPGGAVLFEEADGAPALAAASTPDPGLPIPFLRVMVPLAARWTWARGLAARLEALGLVEVHDDLREDVLRGATPGAAFWRHTLETIRTLVTDTARMETIALDGSDGSHGRAVDDMLTLLDDPEFAAPFTARHRVSARMP
- the atpF gene encoding F0F1 ATP synthase subunit B, which codes for MIASSNFLVPNATLIVEIVAFLIVLGVIWKYVLPVLDKALGERQEQIRTSLEAAEQARAEADETRAQRQATIDEARQQARDIVTQANRTAQRMHADAEERAQLEYDRLVARADAEITMARRRAVDEVSAQVGELVLSVARQVIGREIDASSHRALIDEAVAALRSSANTSASSTQS
- a CDS encoding AtpZ/AtpI family protein, with product MEGKPPPRVFDLMSIGLASALMIGGGLGIGLAIDAWIGSSPIATLTGLVVGIVAAVGSTVRQVRKFL
- a CDS encoding F0F1 ATP synthase subunit C, with product MADTGLDHAISLAGAMVGGGLLMGGGAVGAAIGDGLAGSQTIAGVARQPEAQGRLFTIMFLTVGLVEAMYFINLAFTALFVFSLYKKGGP
- the atpD gene encoding F0F1 ATP synthase subunit beta; protein product: MTTTTTEPTTTGNGARPDGRVVAIAGPVVDVEFPPHALPEINMAVEMDLDLDGSKVTVTAEVAQQIGEGRVRCVCLKATDGLTRGAPVRNLGRGLSVPVGDATLGHVFNVLGESLDTDDIGPVEERWEIHRDAPAFDTLEPRAQMFETGIKVIDLLEPYVQGGKIGLFGGAGVGKTIIIMEMINRVATGHGGVSVFAGVGERTREGTDLWIEMQESGVIEKAALVYGQMDEPPGVRLRVGLAALTMAEYFRDVKNQDVLLFVDNIFRFVQAGSEVSTLLGRMPSAVGYQPTLADEMGELQERITSTRGHSITSLQAVYVPADDYTDPAPFTTFTHLDATTELSRQIASLGIYPAVDPLASTSNILTPEIVGERHYEVAGRTQRVLQRYRELQDIIAILGLDELSEEDRLTVNRARKIQRFLSQPFNVGEVFTGLKGVTVPIQETVESFEALLNGDLDDVPEQAFLNVGGVESVLEKAKKLEAGAE
- the glpX gene encoding class II fructose-bisphosphatase; this translates as MAPNPRAPDRNLAMELVRVTEAAALAAGRWMGRGDKEGADGAAVHAMRVVLQTVAMDGVVVIGEGEKDHAPMLYNGERIGDGSPPPTDIAVDPIDGTTLTSLGRGGAVAVIAVSDRGTMFNPGPCVYMEKLAVGPKAVGSVDVRRSPTENLDAVAKALGKSLRDITVCILDRPRHAQLIEEVRASGARIKLISDGDVAGAISAAWPDSGVDVLYGTGGTPEGVIAAAALKCMGGEIQGRLWPRDDDERAAAVAAGYDLEAVLTTDDLVRGDNCFFAATAITDGELLQGVRYHDYGATTQSLVMRSRSGTVRFVSARHALDKLREFSQIEFG
- the atpC gene encoding ATP synthase F1 subunit epsilon, yielding MATFQSSLVTPESVLLEEEVQAVILRTDVGDATFMPGHTRLIGAIVPGSVRFQREDGTEERAAVHGGFVQVDGERVVVLAPIAERAGAIDVERARRSLEAAGERIAELVARSAGSGAESTPADVELAEAEASRRRAEVRLEVAGAAS
- the atpA gene encoding F0F1 ATP synthase subunit alpha, translating into MAELTIDADEIASVLRRHVTDYTPEVSTEQVGRITEVGDGIARISGLPRAAVNELLEFEDGTLGLALNLDEDTIGAVILGSDQHLEEEALVRASGRILSVPVGDGLLGRVVNPLGEPIDGKGPIASTETRRLEVQAPGIVDRQPVKEPMQTGIKAIDAMTPIGRGQRELIIGDRKTGKTTVAIDTIINQKGHGVKCIYVAIGQKGSSVAQTVATLAAHGALEYTVVVSAAASEPAPFKYLAPYSGCAMGQHWMEHGEHALIVYDDLSKQAEAYRQLSLLLRRPPGREAYPGDVFYLHSRLLERAAKLSDARGGGSLTALPIIETKGGDVSAYIPTNVISITDGQIYLESELFYAGVRPAMNVGISVSRVGGSAQVKAMRSVAGTLKIDLAQFRELEAFATFGSELDKVSQAQLDRGYRLTELLKQPQNAPMPVEEQVMVIYAGSNGWVDDVPVPEVRRFEAELVEFLRANHAALLDTVRSTGALPDEADLKSALQAFKDAFVPMEGD
- the atpB gene encoding F0F1 ATP synthase subunit A; amino-acid sequence: MTGAVHFIAADINVGTHVQRFGLDLDVVWATVVAMAIVIGIGLTLRSRATSGVPGKLQLAWEMVVQAVGQQVEGSIGPRGAAVVPLAVALFFFILIANWFSVLGIGSEIEWIGPPTSDINMTLALAFIVIIPVHIASIRARGLGGYLRHYVTQPFPKFLFPVNIFINGVEEIAKPLTLALRLFGNLLSGGLMLALIAALGVWTIFHVPIGYVATPLLDLIWKPFDLAIGAIQAFIFALLTILYFDSAMSEAH
- a CDS encoding F0F1 ATP synthase subunit delta, whose amino-acid sequence is MHQSLRGYAVAVLGDIARGPLGEQVAEDLNAVAHLVSRTNSLAVALTDFAVPTGARRAILEELLESRVRPEAIRLVLRAVDTERTEEFPTTLHELYELARHLHELEGPEFRAEEPIASRTGWRHFMSGYADAVLESAPDVTELEEIEDELFRFARIVESSPTLRDALSDTGQPPESRQGLVSALLEGKARPATVRLARVAMQGRVRDVVSSLDWLAEQAARARGWRIARVRTARPIDDEEQAALAEALQRITHHPVELQMTEDATLLGGAVVQIGDLLVDATAERRLEQLQDHLLKPEGATRGAQN